Proteins encoded in a region of the Anopheles aquasalis chromosome 2, idAnoAquaMG_Q_19, whole genome shotgun sequence genome:
- the LOC126581131 gene encoding actin-like protein 6B — protein MSASGMLYGGDEIGALVFDPGHHSLRVGYAQEDTPKADIPAVVGVGPADPVMNSDMETKADNNIGSTNKYYVDTTLVNVARPNMEIQSYMKDGMIENWDLFEKVLDHTYAKVIQSESVYHPVLFSEAAWNVRNNRERLTELMFEKYNVPAFYLVKNAVLAAFANGRATALVVDSGATHTSAVPVHEGFVLSQAVVKSPLGGDYLSLQCRQYLEGQNIDLLPSYAIAAKDVIKERDTPRFTQKVLPEKLTNSWQQYMLKGLLQDFQMSIVQVLESPYDERTAAQIPAVHYEFPNGYHQDFGPERFKLAESLFDHTMLGAGQLASTSVGMCDADVRLSLYGSVVVTGGNSLLPGFPERLNRDLQHRAPSNTRLKMISANGSVERRFGAWIGGSILASIGTFQQMWISSQEYDESGKSQVERKCP, from the exons ATGAGTGCGAGCGGTATGCTGTACGGTGGCGATGAAATCGGAGCCCTAGTGTTCGATCCCGGGCACCACTCGTTGCGTGTTGGATACGCCCAGGAAGACACACCGAAGGCGGACATCCCGGCCGTTGTTGGCGTGGGACCGGCGGATCCGGTGATGAACTCGGATATGGAGACAAAAGCGGACAACAACATCGGCAGCA CCAACAAGTACTACGTGGACACGACGCTGGTGAACGTTGCGCGGCCAAACATGGAAATTCAGTCGTACATGAAGGACGGTATGATTGAGAATTGGGATTTGTTCGAGAAAGTACTGGACCATACGTACGCGAAG GTTATCCAATCGGAATCCGTCTACCATCCGGTGCTCTTTTCCGAGGCAGCTTGGAATGTGCGCAACAATCGCGAGCGCTTGACGGAGCTAATGTTTGAAAAGTACAATGTTCCTGCCTTCTATCTCGTGAAAAACGCTGTCCTAGCGGCATTCGCTAATGGACGAGCCACGGCTCTGGTTGTGGATAGTGGGGCAACGCATACCTCCGCCGTTCCGGTGCAT GAAGGGTTTGTGCTTAGCCAAGCCGTGGTCAAGTCGCCACTCGGGGGAGACTACCTTTCGCTTCAGTGTCGCCAGTACCTCGAGGGGCAGAACATTGATCTGCTGCCCTCATACGCCATCGCGGCGAAGGATGTCATCAAGGAGCGTGACACGCCGCGCTTCACACAGAAGGTGCTACCGGAAAAGTTAACCAACTCCTGGCAACAGTACATGCTGAAGGGGCTGCTGCAAGACTTCCAGATGTCGATCGTGCAGGTGCTGGAATCGCCGTATGATGAGCGTACCGCCGCGCAGATTCCGGCCGTACACTACGAGTTCCCGAACGGTTACCATCAAGACTTTGGTCCCGAGCGATTCAAGCTGGCCGAAAGCTTGTTCGATCATACGATGCTCGGCGCCGGTCAGCTGGCCTCGACCAGCGTCGGAATGTGCGATGCGGATGTGCGGCTTTCGCTGTACGGTTCGGTCGTCGTCACGGGTGGTAACTCATTGCTGCCCGGTTTTCCGGAACGGCTCAACCGCGACCTACAGCATCGTGCACCGTCCAACACGCGGTTGAAAATGATTTCCGCCAACGGCTCGGTCGAGCGACGGTTCGGTGCATGGATCGGTGGCTCGATCCTTGCCAGCATTGGCACATTCCAGCAAATGTGGATCTCCTCCCAGGAGTATGATGAATCTGGCAAGAGCCAAGTGGAGCGAAAGTGTCCCTAA
- the LOC126576670 gene encoding adenylate cyclase type 10-like, giving the protein MLELMPASKIDDGSARLKKAIDKELFISRCRNRLKGKKNIKRYLPERFSFLYQYLWNQMPANVYENILGKLNKSNQEFQTKVISSMVPDEVLFNPNDYRPTKFMTAMMFLDISGFTDLSERYNRPENGGASKLSQVLNTYLGGIVQEILGHGGDIAKFSGDAVLVLFKTSSSVSLPDAIHRAIDTAIVVQSSFGRYETDVGVTLRIKIAISAGEVHFSLIGSPTFSHYIVVGQPVWKVKLAERISFAGDIIVTNYAWSYIHDNEYVWQKSLDKMHFKIKGFSSYWRSAKRLNLTEIVIRDDQDSEESLEMNDAIKIDSEMLAVRPRLKNVTTRLVCVSLQKFLIKPVLNAVENNEPLELLTEMRQIVSVFLNIVLKPKEVAGLILEIKSIFASVCQIVEGYEGIVNKLSLFDKDVMFLIIFGLRGLKHEMDSQIALHCAGEIQQRYSRHPSILSASIGVTTGMAYCGVVGHTVRREYSAIGVDVNKAARLMMAYPHKVTCDKTTFMMSKLDPAHFILQDTIQLKGLHNVGPIYEFREFIEEKELLKPTIYNHPLVDRDQFVELFQEMMDDGIALTQQTAQGTSAYHTAGEQWVQNCLLIRGDAQMGKTRLMNEFFYIALRNKHISSLCFSLKLKDSKVPFSAASLCISRPLGFTDAITPITRQNRIKQYLRDHQVEQHLSLLNELVGTRFPQTEATRSLTIEETRTMRKELFEALCHKTFPSTDMWVLIIDDAEFIDDDSFELLNVVWRMPQIISVLAIGYQKRLSANRIKVFDSRHVCQVKLPPIETLLHKAIACQFLHVNAIPLDLERLLHTMSGGNPGWINTFLLCLRQTGVLRVKRMGYCEAQQEGYVFCESHFLQRASDKSIVHVRPSLSDWRLYEATFDNGDPGYELLEERSDLATQHNRIVDVASLVGEADINSFYTTDHLDAFHLMLYDSLSGFEQLVCKCAAFLGQKFLRACLLYTMATESEWDVAIATKKLFDLQILSCAIGDFSEGFRLAQTNVNSEGLRRGECACKALDIDRTCKDLPKYAVCGYSKFNSREFHQTVYNLVTEEQKKQYHTNALVFIESEMKKCNSCGARPFRNLMTSDEMYEVQSGCRTTVYSDAYEPSMNSNTSRFSVSSSRYSFQWLDCLKQRRSSTRRVALLSYGAYNFLSCNCNMILYGMFREIALHSKGAGMMEKCIEARIEWARICIKMSNIPKALSILDEAKRFMVQIDTAKNVALVTYLKGRMYTLQARGKYCLEQYDRSLELYYHAATTLGRSFPRSRVVARLRSTLLLSSIKRLLDRGRMPARRNNLFYCLIVSQIASCFNGMHKLFTKLCDWDRAALAAIWGLEHALQYRKDSTILVNSFANLFHTAYHVGFSESIYWMQECSLEVVASNIDQVDADYLHAVVRFYSALFLCQTLKSKKALSIELGRVVLQITDKLQQQANEWHIIPILCELLLSHRRIADTVETLASLQRLIEHYQYRAGYIWYHALCLDTLLDTSCCIEPYRVCENFYFQNRDCFVAPSDPLASGRLFANLWLWCVRYGAWVAADNWLTLLQERFVLSAHDSTINVHTAIRLVEGMILTLIYHIEARNTLMIGRVRTSIEELLASIEQALRISRNHVAKYELMRLYYRQVVAPRSMVALRHRLALAAKRATIRNDLLCLEHIRHTAKFWHRELPVALETFWLDHAAGSERNSGDSSNGSAAAAAAGHSNEQLYDYASCILNHERIYPYSMPLPRARFR; this is encoded by the exons ATGCTGGAATTAA TGCCGGCCTCGAAGATTGACGATGGATCAGCGCGTTTGAAGAAGGCCATTGATAAAGAACTGTTCATCTCACGATGCCGAAATCGACTGAAAGGA aaaaaaaatatcaaacgcTACCTTCCGGAACGGTTCAGCTTCCTGTACCAGTACCTCTGGAATCAGATGCCAGCGAACGTGTATGAGAACATCCTCGGGAAGCTTAACAAATCCAATCAGGAGTTCCAAACCAAAGTCATCAGCTCGATGGTACCGGACGAGGTGTTGTTCAATCCGAACGATTATCGCCCCACCAAGTTCATGACCGCAATGATGTTTCTTGATATCTCCG GATTTACGGATCTGTCGGAGCGGTACAATCGGCCGGAAAATGGAGGTGCCTCGAAGCTGTCCCAAGTGCTGAACACCTACCTCGGTGGAATCGTACAGGAGATTCTTGGGCACGGAGGGGACATTGCCAAGTTTTCCGGAGACGCAGTGCTGGTACTGTTCAAGACTAGCTCTTCCGTATCCCTACCGGATGCCATTCACCGGGCGATTGACACGGCCATCGTCGTGCAATCGTCCTTTGGCCGCTATGAGACGGATGTTGGCGTCACGCTGCGCATCAAAATAGCCATTTCGGCGGGTGAGGTGCACTTTTCTCTGATCGGAAGTCCCACCTTTTCACACTACATCGTTGTGGGACAACCGGTATGGAAGGTGAAGCTGGCCGAACGGATATCCTTTGCCGGTGACATCATTGTCACCAACTACG CGTGGAGTTACATTCATGACAACGAATATGTGTGGCAAAAGAGTTTGGACAAGATGCATTTCAAAATCAAAGGCTTTTCCAGCTACTGGCGCTCAGCGAAACGATTAAACCTGACCGAGATCGTCATCAGGGACGACCAGGATAGCGAGGAATCGTTAGAAATGAACGATGCAATCAAAATTGATAGTGAAATGCTAGCCG TTCGTCCTCGATTGAAGAATGTTACGACACGCCTCGTGTGTGTCTCGTTGCAAAAGTTTCTCATCAAGCCCGTTCTAAATGCCGTCGAAAACAACGAACCACTGGAATTGCTGACAGAGATGCGCCAAATTGTTAGCGTGTTCCTCAACATTGTCCTGAAGCCAAAGGAAGTGGCAGGATTGATACTTGAAATTAAGAGCATATTTGCCTCCGTTTGCCA AATCGTCGAAGGATACGAGGGGATTGTGAACAAACTTTCTCTGTTCGATAAAGACGTAATGTTTCTGATCATATTCGGTCTGCGAGGGCTGAAGCACGAAATGGATAGCCAGATAGCGTTACACTGTGCGGGTGAAATACAGCAACGCTACTCCCGGCACCCGTCGATCCTGTCCGCATCCATCGGTGTAACGACGGGTATGGCGTACTGTGGGGTTGTCGGGCACACGGTACGCCGCGAATACTCGGCAATCGGGGTCGATGTGAACAAGGCGGCTCGACTGATGATGGCATACCCGCACAAGGTGACCTGCGATAAGACAACCTTCATGATGAGCAAGCTGGATCCGGCCCACTTCATACTGCAGGACACGATCCAGCTCAAGGGCCTGCACAATGTTGGCCCCATCTATGAGTTTCGTGAGTTCATCGA AGAAAAAGAACTACTCAAACCGACGATATACAATCATCCGCTCGTTGATCGAGATCAGTTTGTGGAACTGTTTCAAGAAATGATGGATGACGGTATTGCACTAACCCAACAGACCGCCCAAGGTACATCCGCTTACCACACGGCCGGTGAACAGTGGGTCCAGAATTGTCTGCTGATAAGGGGAGATGCCCAGATGGGTAAGACGCGCCTGATGAACGAGTTCTTCTACATTGCCCTGCGTAACAAGCACATAAGTTCGTTGTGTTTCTCTTTGAAGCTAAAGGATTCCAAG GTTCCATTTTCCGCTGCTAGCTTGTGCATATCGCGACCGCTCGGATTTACGGACGCAATCACGCCCATCACTAGACAGAACCGCATTAAGCAGTACCTGCGGGATCACCAGGTCGAACAGCATCTGTCGTTGCTGAATGAGCTGGTCGGAACAAGGTTCCCGCAAACCGAAGCCACTCGCTCCTTGACCATCGAAGAGACGCGAACAATGAGGAAGGAATTATTCGAGGCACTCTGCCACAAG ACTTTCCCGAGCACGGACATGTGGGTGCTCATCATCGACGATGCCGAATTTATCGACGACGATTCGTTCGAGCTGCTGAACGTCGTCTGGCGCATGCCGCAGATCATTAGCGTGCTGGCGATCGGCTACCAGAAGCGGTTGAGCGCGAACCGGATTAAAGTGTTCGATAGCCGGCACGTGTGCCAAGTGAAGCTACCACCGATCGAAACGCTCCTACACAAAGCCATCGCCTGCCAGTTTCTGCATGTAAATGCTATCCCGCTGGATTTGGAAAG GCTTCTTCACACGATGAGCGGTGGCAACCCGGGATGGATAAACACGTTCCTGCTGTGTCTGCGCCAGACCGGTGTTTTGCGCGTGAAGCGTATGGGCTACTGTGAGGCCCAACAGGAGGGTTACGTCTTCTGTGAGTCGCACTTCCTGCAACGAGCAAGTGACAAATCCATTGTCCACGTGCGGCCAAGCCTTTCCGACTGGAGGCTGTACGAGGCCACGTTCGACAACGGTGATCCAGGATatgagctgctggaagagCGAAGCGATCTGGCAACCCAGCATAACCGCATCGTGGACGTCGCCAGTTTGGTGGGCGAGGCGGACATCAACAGCTTCtacaccaccgaccacctgGATGCCTTTCATCTGATGCTGTACGATTCGCTGTCCGGCTTCGAGCAGCTCGTATGCAAATGTGCCGCCTTTTTGGGCCAAAAGTTTCTGCGAGCCTGCCTCCTGTACACCATGGCAACCGAGAGCGAATGGGACGTAGCCATCG CGACGAAGAAACTGTTTGACCTTCAAATACTGTCGTGCGCGATTGGTGACTTCAGCGAGGGTTTCCGGCTAGCGCAAACCAACGTTAACAGCGAGGGATTACGTCGGGGCGAGTGCGCTTGTAAGGCACTAGACATCGATC GCACGTGTAAGGATCTACCCAAGTACGCGGTTTGCGGGTACTCCAAGTTCAACTCGCGGGAGTTCCACCAAACCGTCTACAACCTTGTGACGGAGGAGCAGAAAAAGCAATACCACACGAATGCGCTGGTGTTCATTGAAAGCGAGATGAAAAA ATGCAACTCTTGTGGTGCTAGACCTTTTCGAAATTTAATGACGAGCGATGAAATGTATGAAGTGCAGAGCGGGTGTCGTACTACGGTTTACAGTGATGCATACGAACCCTCAATGAACAGCAATACCAGC CGCTTTTCTGTTAGCTCTTCTCGAT ATTCATTCCAATGGCTGGACTGCCTCAAGCAACGACGATCGTCGACGCGGAGGGTGGCGCTGCTGAGTTACGGGGCGTACAACTTTCTCTCCTGCAACTGCAACATGATCCTGTACGGTATGTTCCGCGAGATAGCGCTGCACAGCAAGGGGGCTGGCATGATGGAAAAGTGCATCGAGGCCAGAATCGAGTGGGCTCGAATATGCATCAAAATGAGCAACATCCCGAAGGCGCTCTCCATCCTTgacgaagcgaaacgatttATGGTG CAAATCGATACCGCAAAGAATGTGGCTCTGGTGACGTACCTTAAAGGACGAATGTACACCTTGCAGGCGAGAGGAAAGTACTGCCTGGAACAGTACGATCGTTCACTTGAGCTATACTACCACGCAGCCACAACACTCGGTAGAAGTTTCCCACGCAGCCG CGTGGTGGCTCGCCTCAGGAGCACACTGTTGCTGAGCTCGATAAAGCGACTATTAGATCGTGGCCGGATGCCCGCCAGAAGGAACAATCTCTTCTACTGTCTCATCGTATCGCAGATCGCCAGTTGCTTCAACGGAATGCACAAACTGTTCACGAAGCTGTGTGACTGGGACCGAGCAGCCCTCGCGGCCATCTGGGGACTGGAGCATGCACTGCAGTACCGAAAGGATTCCACCATTTTGGTCAACTCGTTCGCGAATCTTTTCCATACTG CGTACCATGTTGGGTTTTCGGAGAGCATCTACTGGATGCAGGAGTGTTCGCTGGAGGTCGTCGCAAGCAATATCGACCAGGTCGATGCCGACTACCTCCACGCAGTGGTTCGCTTCTATTCGGCCCTCTTCCTGTGCCA AACGCTCAAGTCAAAGAAAGCCCTATCGATCGAGCTGGGCCGGGTGGTGCTGCAGATCACCGATaagctccagcagcaggcaaacGAATGGCACATCATACCGATCCTGTgcgagctgctgctatcgCATCGCCGCATCGCCGACACGGTGGAGACGCTGGCCAGTCTGCAGCGGCTGATCGAGCACTATCAGTACCGGGCCGGTTACATCTGGTACCATGCGCTCTGCCTCGATACGCTGCTCGACACGAGCTGCTGCATCGAACCGTACCGGGTGTGCGAGAACTTTTACTTTCAGAACCGCGATTGCTTCGTGGCACCGAGCGATCCGCTGGCAAGCGGCCGGCTGTTTGCCAATCTGTGGCTCTGGTGCGTCCGGTATGGGGCGTGGGTGGCGGCCGACAACTGGCTCACGTTGCTGCAGGAACGGTTCGTGCTGTCGGCGCACGATTCCACCATCAACGTGCACACGGCCATCCGGCTGGTCGAGGGCATGATACTGACCCTGATCTACCACATCGAGGCCCGCAACACGCTGATGATCGGCCGGGTGCGTACCAGCATCGAGGAGCTGCTGGCGAGCATCGAGCAGGCACTCCGCATCAGCCGGAACCACGTCGCCAAGTACGAGCTGATGCGGCTCTACTACCGGCAGGTGGTGGCCCCTcggtcgatggtggcgttgCGCCACCGACTGGCGCTCGCCGCCAAACGTGCCACCATCCGGAATGACCTGCTTTGCCTCGAACACATCCGACACACGGCCAAG TTTTGGCACCGGGAGCTACCGGTGGCCCTGGAAACCTTCTGGTTGGATCACGCTGCCGGAAGTGAACGAAATAGCGGCGA cagcagcaatggcagcgccgccgccgctgccgccggcCACAGCAACGAGCAGCTGTACGATTATGCCAGCTGTATACTGAATCATGAAAGAATCTATCCTTATTCAATGCCATTGCCAAGAGCTCGGTTCCGCTGA
- the LOC126570070 gene encoding uncharacterized protein LOC126570070 gives MDNLRNLFGQVSAMTSMKAPSMAGTSPPSKLGSMGAGYGGGDGGASGSFANSRGSTKDHKTADRDNYYYIMWRS, from the exons ATGGACAACTTGCGGAATCTGTTCGGACAAGTCTCTGCCATGACGTCAATGAAGGCACCATCGATGGCCGGGACAAGCCCCCCGTCGAAGCTGGGCTCGATGGGGGCTGGctatggtggtggcgacggcggcgccAGCGGTTCGTTTGCCAACAGCCGTGGCTCCACAAAGGATCATAAAACGGCCGACCGGGACAACTACTACTACATCAT GTGGCGTTCATAG
- the LOC126581772 gene encoding juvenile hormone epoxide hydrolase 1-like, which yields MGIVLRIAIILIGILLAYSYRAIQELSVTPRVPKNIEFFEYWGPAGGDPYGDELDVDPFNISYPPAVIERLREQLHDVSPLAPPLEGTAFDYGFNSDRLMEIVKYWRTDYLDRWEEREAYLNQFKHYKTKIQGLDIHFIRAQSPEVKNPKRIVPLLMMHGWPGSVREFYDIIPKLTAMTSDKQYVFDVIVPSLPGYGWSQAASRPGLGPSKIAVVMKNLMARLGYRRFYIQGGDWGAAIGNLMAILFEDDILGVHLNMCLGSGSPMTIVKMIVADLAPKYFIEEEFIDYYHPFWPRNHQLIVEGGYFNLQASKPDTIGIALQNNPVGLLAYILEKFSTWTNPANRNLPDGGLEKYFSLDALLDNVMIYYLTNSITTSQRLYAEAFSLVELSRQYEYIPTNVPAACAKFRHELMQHPDWILKEHFTNLLQSNHYDEGGHFAAMQLPDVLYKDIVEFVNRLYVR from the exons ATGGGGATCGTGTTGCGTATCGCTATCATTTTGATCGGCATTTTGCTAGCGTATTCCTATCGAGCGATTCAGGAACTGTCCGTAACGCCACGTGTACCGAAGAATATTGAATTTTTCGAATACTGGGGACCGGCCGGTGGAGACCCGTACGGTGATGAGTTGGATGTGGATCCATTCAACATTTCCTACCCACCGGCTGTGATCGAACGGTTACGGGAACAGCTGCACGATGTATCACCGCTtgcaccaccgctcgaagGTACCGCATTCGACTACGGCTTCAACAGTGACCGCCTGATGGAGATCGTGAAGTACTGGCGGACGGATTATTTGGATCGCTGGGAAGAGCGTGAAGCGTACCTGAATCAGTTCAAGCACTACAAAACCAAAATCCAGGGCCTCGACATTCACTTCATCCGCGCTCAGTCACCGGAGGTGAAAAATCCAAAGCGCATTGTCccattgctgatgatgcatgGCTGGCCTGGATCGGTGCGCGAGTTCTACGACATAATTCCCAAGCTGACGGCGATGACGAGCGACAAGCAGTACGTGTTCGACGTAATTGTGCCCAGTCTGCCGGGTTACGGGTGGTCTCAGGCAGCGTCACGACCGGGACTGGGTCCGTCTAAGATAGCAGTCGTTATGAAAAACCTGATGGCCCGTCTGGGCTACCGGCGTTTCTACATCCAAGGAGGAGATTGGGGTGCAGCCATCGGTAATCTGATGGCAATCTTGTTCGAGGACGATATTTTGG GCGTTCATCTCAACATGTGCTTGGGCAGTGGAAGCCCGATGACCATTGTGAAGATGATTGTAGCAGATCTCGCTCCGAAATACTTCATCGAAGAGGAATTCATCGACTACTATCATCCCTTTTGGCCACGGAACCATCAGTTAATAGTGGAGGGTGGTTACTTTAATCTGCAAGCCTCGAAACCCGACACAATTGGCATTGCCCTACAGAACAATCCGGTAGGATTGTTGGCTTATATACTGGAGAAGTTTTCCACTTGGACGAACCCGGCGAATCGCAACCTTCCTGATGGTGGGCTTGAGAAATATTTTTCCCTAGACGCTCTGCTGGACAATGTGATGATCTACTATCTTACAAACTCCATCACAACATCCCAGAGACTGTACGCCGAAGCGTTCAGTCTCGTGGAACTTTCGAGGCAGTATGAATACATCCCGACCAATGTGCCGGCCGCGTGCGCCAAATTTCGGCACGAACTCATGCAACACCCGGACTGGATACTGAAGGAGCATTTTACCAATCTGCTACAGAGCAATCATTACGATGAGGGTGGCCACTTTGCGGCGATGCAGCTGCCCGATGTTTTGTACAAAGATATAGTGGAATTTGTGAACCGTTTGTATGTTAGATAA
- the LOC126581771 gene encoding juvenile hormone epoxide hydrolase 1-like → MGFLGRVLFVSLSLLVAIGFKQYRDLTAPLPVPEINLQQYWGPGDAKQYRENAAIKPFKVSYGPEVIEKLRTKLADLPALTPPLEGTAFEYGFNSNRLKEIVKYWSTTYLAKWSEREQFLNQFPQFKTQIQGLDIHYLHVKPKAAGNAKVLPLLLLHGWPGSVREFYEIIPKLTTKSDDKDFVFEVIVPSLPGYGWSQGSSKTGLSPSQIAVVMKNLMSRVGFKKFYIQGGDWGSLIGNLMATLFQSDVLGVHLNMCSVMSPLSWPKTFLASLKPSLFIDEQYSEFYFPLGSKFSNIIEETGYMHIQSTKPDTIGTVLQGNPVGLAAYILEKFSTWTNPAYRSLADGGLEKYFKLDALLDNVMIYYLTDSITTSQRIYAEAFTKEELARQLDRIPTGVPSACAKFRHELLQQIDWVLKDHFTNLIQSNHFEDGGHFAALQLPNVLYKDFVQFITKVQNGAGTGV, encoded by the exons ATGGGCTTTCTGGGCAGAGTGTTGTTTGTGAGtctgtcgctgctggtggccatcggGTTCAAGCAGTACCGTGATCTGACGGCCCCGTTGCCGGTACCAGAGATCAATCTGCAGCAGTACTGGGGTCCAGGCGATGCCAAGCAGTACCGTGAGAATGCTGCCATCAAACCATTCAAGGTATCGTACGGACCGGAGGTGATCGAGAAGCTGCGCACCAAGCTAGCGGACCTGCCTGCCCTGACGCCACCGCTCGAAGGCACGGCCTTCGAGTACGGCTTCAACAGCAATCGCCTGAAGGAGATTGTGAAGTACTGGAGCACGACGTACCTGGCCAAGTGGAGCGAACGGGAACAGTTCCTCAATCAGTTCCCTCAGTTTAAAACGCAAATCCAAGGCCTGGACATTCACTATCTACACGTGAAACCGAAGGCAGCCGGTAATGCGAAGGTtctgcccctgctgctgctacacggATGGCCTGGATCGGTTCGCGAGTTCTACGAGATTATCCCGAAGCTTACCACCAAGTCCGATGACAAGGACTTTGTGTTTGAGGTGATCGTTCCGAGCCTGCCCGGCTATGGCTGGTCCCAGGGCAGCTCAAAAACGGGCCTCAGTCCATCGCAGATTGCGGTCGTTATGAAGAATCTTATGAGCCGTGTCGGTTTCAAGAAGTTCTACATCCAGGGTGGAGACTGGGGCTCCCTGATCGGAAACCTCATGGCAACGCTGTTCCAGTCGGATGTGCTTG GCGTTCATCTTAATATGTGCTCCGTCATGTCACCGCTCTCGTGGCCGAAAACGTTCTTGGCCAGCCTGAAACCGAGCCTGTTCATCGATGAGCAGTACAGCGAGTTCTACTTCCCGCTCGGTAGCAAATTCTCCAACATTATCGAGGAAACGGGCTACATGCATATCCAGTCCACCAAACCGGACACGATCGGCACGGTGCTGCAAGGGAATCCGGTCGGACTGGCTGCCTACATTCTGGAAAAATTCTCCACCTGGACCAACCCGGCTTACCGCAGCCTGGCTGACGGTGGACTGGAGAAATACTTTAAGCTCGATGCGCTGCTGGACAACGTGATGATTTACTATCTGACCGACAGCATCACCACATCGCAGCGGATCTACGCGGAAGCATTCACCAAGGAAGAGCTGGCCCGTCAGCTGGACCGCATCCCGACGGGTGTACCGTCGGCTTGTGCCAAGTTCCGGCATGAGCTACTCCAGCAGATCGACTGGGTGCTCAAGGATCACTTTACCAATCTGATCCAGAGCAACCACTTCGAGGATGGTGGACACTTTGCCGCACTGCAGCTACCGAACGTGTTGTACAAAGATTTCGTCCAGTTTATTACCAAAGTGCAGaacggtgccggtaccggcgTCTAG